Proteins from a genomic interval of Lactococcus protaetiae:
- a CDS encoding ABC transporter permease: protein MSEVKQTSEPKVAKKQHMVFLRNTKSIIGLSIFAFFILVAIFGPILAPFDPNKTSPLSNAAPSMQHFLGTTNVGQDIFSQLVIGTRGVMVVSLSTGVIATVLAAVIGVSAGFLSGWGDEGLSMLTNIFLVIPGLPLIIIIMGTMQNAGLGAIVLVISFTGWAWGARVLRSQTMSLRTRDFVEAARASGESRWRIIIFEILPNLTAILASTFIGTVTAAIMSLVTLSYIGIIPPSDWSWGTVLYYAQNNGAFTSGQWWWYAPAGLCVAFLGMSLALINFGIDEFVNPRLRNTGMNAKILKKRGIRPRVGFTPIANHNHDDRGRVIKEQEVKS from the coding sequence ATGTCTGAAGTAAAACAAACATCAGAGCCAAAAGTGGCAAAAAAACAGCATATGGTTTTCTTACGCAACACTAAGTCAATCATCGGTTTAAGTATCTTTGCTTTCTTTATCTTGGTCGCAATTTTTGGACCAATACTTGCACCATTTGACCCAAATAAAACATCTCCTTTGTCAAATGCTGCACCGTCGATGCAACATTTTTTGGGAACAACCAATGTGGGACAAGATATTTTCTCACAATTAGTTATCGGAACACGTGGGGTCATGGTTGTAAGTTTATCTACGGGTGTGATTGCAACGGTATTGGCTGCAGTTATTGGTGTGTCAGCTGGTTTTCTATCTGGTTGGGGAGATGAAGGTTTGTCAATGCTGACGAATATTTTTCTTGTCATTCCTGGCTTACCTTTGATTATTATTATCATGGGGACGATGCAAAATGCGGGTCTTGGTGCGATTGTACTGGTCATTTCCTTTACTGGTTGGGCATGGGGTGCGCGGGTATTGCGCTCACAAACGATGTCTTTGCGGACAAGAGATTTTGTTGAGGCGGCGCGTGCTTCTGGCGAGTCACGTTGGCGTATTATTATCTTTGAGATTTTGCCAAATTTGACCGCGATTTTGGCTTCAACTTTTATTGGAACGGTAACGGCTGCGATTATGTCACTTGTGACTTTATCTTATATTGGGATTATACCACCTTCAGATTGGTCTTGGGGAACAGTGCTTTATTATGCGCAAAATAATGGTGCCTTTACTTCTGGACAATGGTGGTGGTATGCGCCTGCTGGGCTTTGTGTGGCATTTCTTGGTATGAGTCTTGCTTTGATTAATTTTGGTATTGATGAATTTGTCAATCCACGCTTGCGTAATACGGGTATGAATGCGAAAATTTTGAAGAAACGTGGTATTCGTCCACGTGTTGGTTTTACACCAATTGCTAATCATAATCATGATGATAGAGGACGTGTCATCAAAGAACAGGAGGTAAAATCATGA
- a CDS encoding ABC transporter permease, translated as MKFFIRRAVFYIVTAWAAVTLNFFIPRLMPGDPVQALIARYQGQISVDAVNSLRKLFGMDSHETLWQQYIDYWVKLFHGNLGVSLQAYPTKVSTIIAQSLPWTIGLVGLATIIAFVIGTTIGIILGWRRGTKWDALIPITTFFSSVPYFWIGLMAIAIFATALQWFPQGGSYSIDAVPGLNGAFISSVAYYGFLPALTIVLSSMAGWILGMRNMMVTVSSEDYVTVAHAKGLRESVVMFRYASRNAILPQISGFALSLGFVVSGTLVMEQVFNYQGIGYRLLQATNNHDYPLMQGIFLVITMSVLLANIVADVVYAFLDPRTRKEG; from the coding sequence ATGAAATTTTTCATTCGTCGTGCGGTTTTTTATATCGTAACGGCATGGGCAGCAGTAACGTTGAATTTCTTTATTCCTAGACTTATGCCTGGAGACCCTGTACAAGCATTAATCGCACGTTATCAGGGACAAATTTCAGTTGACGCGGTTAATTCATTGCGTAAACTTTTTGGAATGGATTCTCATGAAACGCTTTGGCAACAATATATTGATTATTGGGTCAAACTTTTTCACGGTAATCTCGGTGTATCACTACAAGCTTACCCGACAAAAGTTTCTACAATTATTGCTCAATCGCTACCTTGGACGATTGGTTTGGTTGGATTGGCAACGATTATTGCTTTTGTGATTGGGACAACAATTGGTATTATTCTTGGTTGGCGTCGTGGAACAAAATGGGATGCTTTGATTCCTATTACAACTTTCTTTTCATCTGTTCCTTATTTTTGGATTGGATTAATGGCGATTGCGATTTTTGCGACAGCATTACAATGGTTCCCTCAAGGAGGTTCGTACTCAATTGATGCTGTTCCAGGTCTGAATGGGGCATTCATTTCTTCAGTAGCGTATTATGGATTCTTACCAGCTTTGACAATTGTTTTAAGTTCAATGGCCGGATGGATTCTTGGAATGCGTAATATGATGGTCACGGTTTCTTCAGAAGACTACGTAACAGTAGCTCATGCTAAAGGATTGAGAGAATCAGTGGTGATGTTTCGCTATGCTTCAAGAAATGCGATTTTGCCACAAATTTCTGGGTTTGCTTTATCACTTGGTTTTGTGGTTTCTGGGACTTTGGTTATGGAACAAGTTTTTAATTATCAAGGGATTGGCTATCGCTTGCTTCAAGCAACAAATAATCACGACTATCCGTTGATGCAAGGAATTTTTCTTGTGATTACAATGTCGGTTTTATTGGCAAATATTGTGGCAGATGTGGTTTATGCGTTTCTTGACCCACGGACGCGAAAGGAGGGGTAA
- a CDS encoding ABC transporter ATP-binding protein — protein MSNTENNKNEIPVLSAKHIVKHFPVGGIKRDKVVHATDDVSLDLYAGQVVALVGESGSGKSTIAKLLSQLVPITSGTIELNGQPVKAKSGKGFREYTNQVQMIFQDPFGSLNAVHTIRYILGRALQIHKKGLRGKKLEEAVIELLQRVKLTPAERYIDKFPHELSGGQRQRVSIARALAADPKVLLADEPISMLDVSIRLGILNLLKDLRDNEGIAILYITHDVASARYFADETLVMYAGRVIERGPSEMVTQHPAHPYTDLLVNSAPDPDALNALRGEAHGEAPSLIDPPSGCRFRTRCPFATELCAREVPPTVRAATGQEVACWLYTDNPEAMVNIGDKGELKTIHDMELPDEVKEKIAQNKETNS, from the coding sequence TTGTCAAATACTGAAAATAATAAAAATGAAATTCCAGTTTTGAGTGCTAAACATATTGTCAAGCACTTTCCAGTTGGTGGAATTAAACGTGATAAGGTTGTACACGCAACAGATGATGTCAGCCTTGATTTGTACGCAGGTCAGGTGGTTGCTCTTGTGGGAGAGTCTGGCTCTGGTAAATCTACTATCGCAAAATTATTAAGCCAACTTGTGCCGATTACGAGTGGTACGATTGAGCTTAATGGACAGCCAGTTAAGGCAAAATCAGGAAAGGGGTTTCGTGAATATACCAATCAAGTACAAATGATTTTTCAAGACCCTTTTGGTTCATTGAATGCCGTACATACGATTCGCTATATTCTTGGACGTGCTTTACAGATTCACAAAAAGGGATTACGTGGTAAAAAGTTAGAAGAAGCCGTGATTGAATTACTCCAGAGAGTAAAATTAACACCAGCGGAGCGATATATTGATAAATTTCCTCATGAACTTTCAGGAGGGCAACGTCAACGGGTTTCTATTGCACGTGCTTTGGCTGCGGACCCTAAAGTGTTACTTGCTGATGAACCAATCTCTATGCTAGATGTGTCGATTCGCCTAGGGATTCTTAATTTACTTAAAGATTTGCGTGACAATGAAGGCATTGCAATTTTGTATATTACGCATGACGTGGCTTCAGCTCGATATTTTGCTGATGAGACTTTGGTCATGTACGCAGGGCGCGTCATAGAGCGTGGCCCATCTGAGATGGTCACACAACATCCAGCGCATCCTTATACGGATTTGTTGGTCAACTCGGCACCTGACCCTGATGCGCTAAATGCCCTGCGGGGCGAGGCACATGGTGAAGCGCCAAGTTTGATTGACCCACCATCAGGTTGCAGATTTCGGACGCGTTGTCCGTTTGCTACGGAACTTTGTGCGCGTGAGGTACCACCAACTGTCAGAGCCGCCACAGGTCAAGAAGTGGCGTGTTGGCTTTATACGGACAATCCTGAAGCGATGGTCAATATCGGAGATAAGGGTGAACTTAAAACAATCCATGATATGGAGTTACCTGATGAAGTCAAAGAAAAAATTGCTCAAAATAAGGAGACTAACTCATGA